In Nocardioides sp. InS609-2, a single genomic region encodes these proteins:
- the glgB gene encoding 1,4-alpha-glucan branching protein GlgB translates to MTGPGELDIHLINEGRHEELWEVLGAHPGDDGTSFSVWAPNAQEVQIAGSFNEWDGARTPLAAIGSSGVWHVLAPGVGAGAQYKFRIRGIDGVWRDKADPMAFHTQVPPETASVVFASSHSWGDDAWMTARASKTPASEPMSVYEMHLGSWRKHYDGSTYSYSELADALIPYLVELGFTHVEFMPVMEHPFGGSWGYQVTSYFAPTSRFGDPDGFRDLVDRLHQAGIGVIVDWVPAHFPKDEFALARFDGTPLYEDPNPSRGEHPDWGTYVFNFGRREVRNFLVANALYWLEEFHIDGLRVDAVASMLYLDYSREPGQWTPNVHGGRENLEAVQFLQEMNATVYKRVPGAMVIAEESTSWPGVTKPTSEGGLGFGFKWNMGWMHDSLGYVEKDPIHRSHHHGQMTFSMVYAYSENFTLPISHDEVVHGKGSLLRKMPGDRWQQLANLRAYLAFMWAHPGKQLIFMGSEFGQESEWAEARELDWWLLEHPEHEGVRSLLRDLNRVYTQTPALYKLDSDPAGFEWIDANDATRNVFSFVRRAPGEPDLVCVANFAAVPHEGYRLPLPAAGCWDEVLNTDASVYTGSGVGNLGIVEAVTGEHHGCPAYADIVVPPLATVWLRRES, encoded by the coding sequence ATGACCGGTCCCGGAGAACTCGACATCCACCTGATCAACGAGGGACGCCACGAGGAGCTGTGGGAGGTCCTCGGCGCGCACCCGGGTGATGACGGCACGTCGTTCTCTGTCTGGGCGCCCAACGCCCAGGAGGTCCAGATCGCCGGCTCGTTCAACGAGTGGGACGGCGCCAGGACCCCGCTCGCCGCGATCGGCTCGTCCGGTGTGTGGCACGTGCTGGCGCCCGGCGTCGGCGCGGGCGCGCAGTACAAGTTCCGGATCCGCGGCATCGACGGCGTCTGGCGCGACAAGGCCGACCCGATGGCGTTCCACACGCAGGTGCCGCCTGAGACGGCGTCGGTCGTCTTCGCGTCGTCCCACTCCTGGGGCGACGACGCCTGGATGACGGCGCGGGCCTCGAAGACGCCGGCCTCCGAGCCGATGTCGGTCTACGAGATGCACCTCGGCTCGTGGCGCAAGCACTACGACGGGTCGACGTACTCCTACAGCGAGCTGGCCGACGCGCTCATCCCCTACCTCGTCGAGCTGGGCTTCACGCACGTCGAGTTCATGCCGGTGATGGAGCACCCGTTCGGTGGTTCGTGGGGCTACCAGGTGACGTCGTACTTCGCTCCGACCTCGCGCTTCGGCGACCCCGACGGCTTCCGCGACCTCGTCGACCGGCTGCACCAGGCCGGCATCGGCGTCATCGTGGACTGGGTGCCCGCGCACTTCCCCAAGGACGAGTTCGCACTGGCCCGCTTCGACGGCACGCCGCTCTACGAGGACCCGAACCCCTCGCGCGGCGAGCACCCCGACTGGGGCACCTACGTCTTCAACTTCGGCCGCCGCGAGGTGCGTAACTTCCTCGTCGCCAACGCGCTCTACTGGCTGGAGGAGTTCCACATCGACGGGCTGCGGGTCGACGCCGTCGCCTCGATGCTCTACCTCGACTACTCCCGCGAGCCCGGTCAGTGGACGCCCAACGTGCACGGCGGCCGCGAGAACCTCGAGGCGGTGCAGTTCCTCCAGGAGATGAACGCCACCGTCTACAAGCGGGTGCCCGGCGCGATGGTGATCGCCGAGGAGTCGACGTCGTGGCCCGGCGTCACCAAGCCGACGTCCGAGGGCGGCCTGGGCTTCGGCTTCAAGTGGAACATGGGCTGGATGCACGACTCTCTCGGCTACGTCGAGAAGGACCCGATCCATCGCAGCCACCACCACGGCCAGATGACGTTCTCGATGGTCTACGCCTACTCCGAGAACTTCACGCTCCCCATCAGCCACGACGAGGTCGTGCACGGCAAGGGCTCCCTGCTGCGCAAGATGCCCGGTGACCGCTGGCAGCAGCTGGCCAACCTGCGCGCCTATCTCGCGTTCATGTGGGCCCATCCCGGCAAGCAGCTCATCTTCATGGGTTCTGAGTTCGGCCAGGAGTCCGAATGGGCCGAGGCCCGCGAGCTCGACTGGTGGCTGCTCGAGCACCCCGAGCACGAAGGCGTGCGCTCCCTGCTGCGTGATCTGAACCGCGTGTACACGCAGACGCCGGCCCTCTACAAGCTCGACAGCGACCCCGCCGGGTTCGAGTGGATCGACGCCAACGACGCCACCCGCAACGTGTTCTCGTTCGTACGTCGGGCGCCCGGCGAGCCGGACCTGGTGTGCGTCGCCAACTTCGCGGCCGTCCCGCACGAGGGCTACCGCCTCCCGCTGCCCGCCGCCGGCTGCTGGGACGAGGTGCTCAACACCGACGCGTCGGTCTACACCGGCTCCGGGGTCGGCAACCTGGGCATCGTCGAGGCCGTCACGGGCGAGCACCACGGTTGCCCGGCGTACGCCGACATCGTCGTGCCGCCGCTGGCGACGGTGTGGCTGCGCCGCGAGTCCTAG
- the treS gene encoding maltose alpha-D-glucosyltransferase translates to MHPASDQEIGESAIGNQPDWFKTAVFYEVLVRSFRDSNADGTGDFKGLIEKLDYLAWLGVDCLWVPPFFTSPLRDGGYDVADYTGILPECGSVDDFHEFLDEAHKRGIRVIIDFVMNHTSDQHPWFQESRKDPDGPYGDFYVWSDTDELYEEARVIFVDTEPSNWTFDQERGQYYWHRFFHHQPDLNFDNPAVHDAMFEAMAFWLDMGLDGFRLDAVPYLYERPGTNGENLPETHEFLRKCRAFVDEHYPGRVLLCEANQWPTDVVEYFGNPDVGGDECHMAFHFPVMPRIFMAVRRESRFPISEIMAQTPAIPDSCQWGIFLRNHDELTLEMVTDEDRDYMWSEYATDPRMKANIGIRRRLAPLLDNDINRIELFTALLLSLPGSPVLYYGDEIGMGDNIWLGDRDGVRTPMQWTPDRNAGFSSATPGKLHLPAVQDPVYGYQSVNVESQLENSSSLLHWTRRMIHARRGHDAFGLGTFTDLGGSNPSVLSYAREYRGDVIVCVNNLSRFSQPVELDLRHWEGCAPVELLGGVVFPAIGELPYLLTMGGYGFYWFRLTSPEVTGAPTEGGIA, encoded by the coding sequence ATCCACCCCGCGAGCGACCAGGAGATCGGCGAGTCCGCCATCGGCAACCAGCCCGACTGGTTCAAGACAGCCGTCTTCTACGAGGTGCTGGTGCGGTCGTTCCGCGACTCCAACGCCGACGGCACAGGTGACTTCAAGGGTTTGATCGAGAAGCTCGACTACCTGGCCTGGCTCGGCGTCGACTGCCTATGGGTGCCGCCGTTCTTCACCTCGCCGCTGCGCGACGGCGGCTACGACGTGGCCGACTACACCGGCATCCTGCCGGAGTGCGGCAGTGTCGATGACTTCCACGAGTTCCTCGACGAGGCCCACAAGCGCGGCATCCGGGTGATCATCGACTTCGTCATGAACCACACCTCCGACCAGCACCCGTGGTTCCAGGAGTCGCGCAAGGATCCCGACGGCCCCTATGGCGACTTCTACGTCTGGTCCGACACCGACGAGCTCTACGAGGAGGCGCGTGTCATCTTCGTCGACACCGAGCCGTCCAACTGGACCTTCGACCAGGAGCGCGGGCAGTACTACTGGCACCGTTTCTTCCACCACCAGCCCGACCTCAACTTCGACAACCCGGCCGTCCACGACGCGATGTTCGAGGCAATGGCCTTCTGGCTGGACATGGGTCTCGACGGCTTCCGGCTCGACGCCGTGCCGTACCTCTACGAGCGGCCGGGCACCAACGGCGAGAACCTGCCCGAGACCCACGAGTTCCTGCGCAAGTGCCGCGCGTTCGTCGACGAGCACTACCCCGGTCGGGTGCTGCTGTGCGAGGCCAACCAGTGGCCCACCGACGTGGTGGAGTACTTCGGCAACCCCGACGTGGGCGGCGACGAGTGCCACATGGCCTTCCACTTCCCGGTGATGCCGCGCATCTTCATGGCCGTACGCCGTGAGTCCCGCTTCCCGATCTCCGAGATCATGGCCCAGACACCGGCCATCCCCGACAGCTGCCAGTGGGGCATCTTCCTGCGCAACCACGACGAGCTGACGCTCGAGATGGTGACCGACGAGGACCGTGACTACATGTGGTCCGAGTACGCCACCGACCCGCGGATGAAGGCCAACATCGGCATCCGCCGGCGGCTCGCGCCACTGCTCGACAACGACATCAACCGGATCGAGCTCTTCACGGCGCTGCTCCTGTCGCTGCCCGGATCGCCGGTGCTCTACTACGGCGACGAGATCGGCATGGGCGACAACATCTGGCTCGGTGACCGCGACGGCGTACGCACCCCGATGCAGTGGACGCCCGACCGCAACGCCGGCTTCTCCTCGGCCACGCCGGGCAAGCTGCACCTCCCGGCCGTCCAGGATCCCGTCTACGGCTACCAGAGCGTCAACGTCGAGTCGCAACTGGAGAACTCCTCCAGCCTGCTGCACTGGACGCGCCGGATGATCCACGCCCGCCGCGGCCACGACGCCTTCGGCCTCGGCACCTTCACCGACCTCGGTGGATCCAACCCGAGCGTGCTGTCCTACGCCCGCGAGTACCGCGGCGACGTCATTGTGTGCGTCAACAACCTGTCGCGCTTCTCCCAGCCGGTCGAGCTCGACCTGCGCCACTGGGAGGGCTGCGCGCCGGTCGAGCTGCTCGGCGGCGTGGTCTTCCCGGCCATCGGCGAGCTCCCCTACCTGCTGACCATGGGTGGCTACGGCTTCTACTGGTTCCGGCTCACCTCGCCTGAAGTGACCGGCGCACCGACCGAAGGAGGCATCGCATGA
- a CDS encoding alpha-1,4-glucan--maltose-1-phosphate maltosyltransferase, with protein MVGRIPVMDVHPVVDLGRQPAKATEGEPLPIRASVFREGHDQLGAEVVLAGPDGVRRAPVRMVKHADIPDRYDALVTPDQPGSWTFEVHAWSDPIATWQHDAGLKIPAGVDVELMFTEARLLINRVIGEGGLTDNERLVLTGAAEAAAAESRPVPARLAALQTAELDDILASHPLRELVTIEGPYPAYADRGRALFGSWYEFFPRSEGANRDELSGKVTTGTFLTAAKRLDAVAEMGFDVIYLPPIHPIGEVNRKGPNNTLTPGPDDTGSPWAIGSKAGGHDAIHPDLGSFDDFDAFVGRAGELGLEVALDLALQVAPDHPWVKTNPEWFTTRADGTIAYAENPPKKYQDIYPVNFDNDPNGICREVLRIVRLWMSHGVRIFRVDNPHTKPVAFWEWLLKEVRRTDPDVVFLSEAFTRPAMMHALGAVGFHQSYTYFTWRTGKRELGDYLVELSSESDHLMRPNFFVNTPDILHAFLQYGGPAAFKIRAAIAATGSPSWGVYAGYELFEHVAVKPGSEEYLDSEKYQIRIRDWKQADADGRTLAPYITHLNKIRREHPALQLLRNLTVHDGDDESVLVYSKRVDDDVVIVVANLDPHGARETMIHLDMPALGLDWNDTFVAHDEITGADWSWSRHNYVRLDPGHEPVHIISVRRPR; from the coding sequence ATGGTTGGACGAATACCCGTCATGGACGTGCACCCCGTCGTCGACCTTGGTCGCCAGCCGGCCAAGGCCACCGAGGGTGAACCTCTCCCCATCCGTGCCTCGGTGTTCCGCGAGGGGCACGACCAGCTCGGAGCCGAGGTCGTGCTCGCCGGACCCGACGGCGTACGCCGCGCTCCGGTGCGGATGGTCAAGCACGCCGACATCCCCGACCGGTACGACGCACTGGTGACGCCCGACCAGCCGGGCAGCTGGACCTTCGAGGTGCACGCCTGGTCCGACCCGATCGCGACCTGGCAGCACGACGCCGGGCTGAAGATCCCCGCCGGCGTCGACGTCGAGCTGATGTTCACCGAGGCCCGGCTGCTCATCAACCGGGTCATCGGCGAGGGCGGTCTCACCGACAACGAGCGGTTGGTGCTCACCGGCGCGGCCGAGGCGGCTGCCGCCGAGTCACGACCGGTGCCGGCGCGGCTGGCCGCCCTCCAGACCGCCGAGCTCGACGACATCCTGGCCAGCCACCCGCTGCGCGAGCTGGTGACCATCGAGGGTCCCTACCCGGCGTACGCCGATCGCGGCCGCGCGCTGTTCGGCAGCTGGTACGAGTTCTTCCCGCGGTCCGAGGGCGCCAACCGCGACGAGTTGTCCGGCAAGGTCACCACCGGCACGTTCCTCACCGCCGCCAAGCGCCTGGACGCGGTGGCCGAGATGGGCTTCGACGTGATCTACCTGCCGCCGATCCACCCGATCGGCGAGGTCAACCGCAAGGGACCCAACAACACGCTTACGCCGGGGCCTGACGACACCGGGTCGCCGTGGGCGATCGGCAGCAAGGCCGGCGGCCACGACGCCATCCACCCCGATCTCGGCAGCTTCGACGACTTCGACGCGTTCGTCGGGCGGGCCGGCGAGCTCGGCCTCGAAGTCGCGCTCGACCTCGCACTGCAGGTCGCCCCCGACCACCCGTGGGTGAAGACCAACCCGGAGTGGTTCACCACGCGCGCCGACGGCACGATCGCCTACGCCGAGAACCCGCCGAAGAAGTATCAGGACATCTACCCGGTCAACTTCGACAACGACCCCAACGGCATCTGCCGCGAGGTGCTGCGCATCGTGCGGCTCTGGATGTCGCACGGCGTGCGGATCTTCCGCGTCGACAACCCGCACACCAAGCCGGTCGCGTTCTGGGAGTGGCTGCTCAAGGAGGTACGCCGCACCGACCCCGACGTGGTGTTCCTCTCCGAGGCGTTCACCCGGCCTGCGATGATGCACGCCCTGGGCGCGGTGGGCTTCCACCAGTCCTACACCTACTTCACGTGGCGCACCGGCAAGCGCGAGCTCGGCGACTACCTCGTCGAGCTGTCCAGCGAGTCCGACCACCTGATGCGGCCGAACTTCTTCGTCAACACCCCCGACATCCTGCACGCGTTCCTCCAGTACGGCGGCCCGGCGGCGTTCAAGATCCGGGCCGCGATCGCGGCCACCGGCTCGCCGAGCTGGGGTGTCTACGCCGGCTACGAGCTGTTCGAGCACGTGGCGGTGAAGCCGGGCAGCGAGGAGTACCTCGACTCGGAGAAGTACCAGATCCGCATCCGCGACTGGAAGCAGGCTGATGCCGACGGCCGCACGCTCGCGCCGTACATCACGCACCTGAACAAGATCCGCCGGGAGCACCCGGCGCTCCAGCTGCTCCGCAACCTCACCGTCCACGACGGCGACGACGAGAGCGTGCTGGTGTACAGCAAGCGCGTCGATGACGACGTGGTGATCGTCGTGGCCAACCTCGACCCGCACGGCGCGCGCGAGACGATGATCCACCTCGACATGCCGGCGCTCGGCCTCGACTGGAACGACACCTTCGTCGCCCACGACGAGATCACGGGCGCCGACTGGAGCTGGAGCCGCCACAACTACGTTCGTCTTGACCCCGGTCACGAGCCGGTGCACATCATCTCCGTCAGGAGGCCGCGTTGA